In one Podarcis muralis chromosome 7, rPodMur119.hap1.1, whole genome shotgun sequence genomic region, the following are encoded:
- the SLC45A1 gene encoding proton-associated sugar transporter A, with amino-acid sequence MIPPTTASPSSDALFPTLSSQELWRSQVAGYAGSVTRHISHRANNFKRHPKRRKHIRPSPPPPPNTPCPIDQVRFGEIHPQRSFWELLFNGCILFGIEFSYAMETAYVTPVLLQMGLPDQLYGMVWFISPILGFLLQPLLGAWSDRCTSPFGRRRPFILVLAIGALLGLSLMLNGRDMGTSLTDTVSDHKWGIAFTICGVILMDFSADSADNPSHAYMMDVCSPSDQDRGLNMHALLAGLGGGFGYVVGGINWDQTGFGRAAGGQLRVIYIFTSITLTLATALTLVSIPERPLQSFSKLKKVMKSPNFPLPPSPPLLFEDCGNENLTAQNPVRLYASFTSPISPLSPLTPKYGSLISRDNSLTGLSEFASSFGTSNIDSVLIDCFTAGHDGYLSIPASLPRQGISVSLPRAPEGFHCHESAALEAGENVGVLGPEGDCLRVGSLDAIKPRSSGILKRPQTLAIPDIITGNLPESSRRRNVTFSQQVANILLNGVKYESELNGSSELSEQPLSMKLLCLTICRMPKPLRNLCINHFLGWLSFEGMLLFYTDFMGEVVFQGDPKAPHDSAEYQKYNAGVTMGCWGMCIYAFSAAFYSASLEKLEEYFSIRTLYFIAYLAFGLGTGLATLSRNVYVILSLCVTYGILFSTLCTLPYSLLCDYYQSKKFAGSNEDGTKRGMGVDISLLSCQYFLAQILVSIVMGPLTAAVGSANGVMYFSSVVSFVGCLYSSLCVVYEISPGEEMAEEQQPLILSV; translated from the exons ATGATTCCTCCCACCACGGCGAGCCCTTCTAGTGATGCCCTTTTCCCCACGTTGTCGTCTCAGGAACTGTGGAGGTCCCAGGTGGCTGGGTATGCAGGATCTGTCACCCGCCACATCAGCCACCGGGCCAACAACTTCAAGCGGCACCCAAAGAGGAGGAAACACATCCGGCCttcgcctcccccgccgcccaaCACCCCTTGCCCCATCGACCAGGTCCGCTTTGGCGAGATCCACCCGCAGAGGTCCTTCTGGGAACTGTTGTTCAACGGGTGCATTCTCTTCGGGATCGAGTTCAGCTACGCCATGGAGACCGCCTATGTGACGCCTGTCTTGCTCCAGATGGGCTTGCCGGATCAGCTGTACGGAATGGTCTGGTTCATCAGCCCAATATTGG GTTTCCTGCTGCAGCCCCTGCTGGGCGCCTGGAGCGACAGGTGCACATCACCTTTTGGACGGAGGAGACCCTTCATCTTGGTCCTGGCAATTG GGGCACTGTTGGGCCTTTCGCTGATGCTGAATGGCAGGGATATGGGCACGTCCTTGACCGACACTGTGAGTGACCACAAGTGGGGAATTGCGTTCACCATCTGCGGAGTCATTCTGATGGACTTCTCTGCCGACTCTGCGGACAACCCCAGCCATGCCTACATGATGGACGTGTGCAGCCCGTCGGATCAGGACCGAGGACTCAACATGCATGCGCTGCTAGCTG GTCTCGGAGGTGGCTTTGGCTACGTTGTGGGAGGAATCAACTGGGACCAGACTGGCTTTGGCAGGGCGGCAGGGGGCCAGCTCCGGGTCATTTACATTTTTACCTCAATCACGCTGACGCTAGCGACTGCCTTGACTTTGGTCAGTATTCCCGAAAGGCCCTTGCAGTCTTTCAGCAAGCTGAAGAAGGTGATGAAGAGCCCCaacttccctcttcctccttcgcCGCCCCTTCTCTTCGAGGACTGCGGGAACGAAAACCTCACGGCCCAGAACCCCGTCCGTTTGTACGCCAGTTTCACGAGCCCCATTTCCCCACTCAGCCCGCTCACGCCCAAGTACGGCAGCCTCATCAGCCGGGACAACTCCTTGACGGGGCTGAGCGAGTTCGCCTCATCTTTCGGGACCTCAAATATCGACAGCGTGCTCATCGACTGCTTCACGGCAGGGCACGATGGCTACTTGAGTATCCCGGCTAGCTTGCCCCGGCAGGGCATAAGCGTCAGCCTCCCTAGGGCCCCTGAAGGATTCCACTGCCACGAAAGTGccgccttggaagcaggagagaaTGTCGGGGTGCTTGGGCCAGAGGGAGACTGCCTGAGGGTGGGTTCCCTGGACGCGATAAAACCACGGTCGTCGGGAATCCTGAAAAGACCGCAGACTTTAGCCATCCCGGATATTATCACAGGGAATCTCCCCGAAAGCAGTAGGAGAAGGAATGTAACCTTCAGCCAACAG GTAGCAAACATTTTGCTGAACGGGGTCAAGTACGAGAGCGAATTGAACGGATCGAGCGAACTGTCTGAACAGCCACTTTCAATGAAGCTCCTTTGCTTGACCATCTGCCGGATGCCCAAACCCTTGCGGAACCTCTGCATCAATCACTTCCTAG GCTGGCTCTCCTTTGAAGGGATGCTCTTGTTCTATACCGACTTCATGGGGGAGGTGGTCTTCCAAGGGGACCCCAAAGCCCCTCACGATTCTGCAGAGTATCAGAAGTACAACGCTGGAGTCACCATGGGCTGCTGGGGCATGTGTATCTATGCGTTCAGCGCCGCCTTCTATTCAG CCTCCCTGGAAAAACTGGAGGAATATTTCAGCATCCGCACACTGTATTTTATAGCCTACCTCGCCTTCGGGCTTGGCACAGGACTGGCGACGCTGTCGCGGAACGTCTACGTCATTTTATCGCTGTGCGTCACTTACGGGATTTTGTTTTCGACACTCTGCACGCTTCCGTACTCGCTGCTGTGTGACTACTACCAGAGTAAAAAG TTCGCGGGATCGAATGAAGACGGCACCAAAAGAGGCATGGGGGTGGACATTTCCCTCCTGAGCTGCCAGTATTTCCTGGCGCAGATCCTCGTCTCCATAGTGATGGGGCCTTTGACAGCTGCCGTGGGCAGCGCCAACGGGGTGATGTACTTTTCCAGCGTGGTCTCCTTTGTCGGCTGCCTGTATTCGTCCCTCTGCGTCGTCTACGAGATCTCGCCAGGCGAGGAAATGGCCGAGGAGCAACAGCCGCTGATTCTGAGCGTGTGA